A genomic window from Phoenix dactylifera cultivar Barhee BC4 chromosome 7, palm_55x_up_171113_PBpolish2nd_filt_p, whole genome shotgun sequence includes:
- the LOC103702307 gene encoding putative pentatricopeptide repeat-containing protein At3g13770, mitochondrial → MLVNRSLRPLHSKTNALSSLARQLVHQTPADSNLKSLCLNGRLKEALFEMAVLGTEVKFSCYDSLITECLNQRALREGQRIHAHMIKSHYLPPVYLGTRLVIMYSKCDSLEDARNVLDGMPERNIVSWTALISGYSQRGRHAEALELFVRMLRTGLLPNEFTLATVLTSCAVPCGFEHGRQVHSLVVKTNFESHIFVGSSLLDMYAKANKIHEARRVFDMLPERDVVSCTAIISGYAQLGLDDEALELFRKLYEEGMECNYVTFASLLNALSGLSALDYGRQVHGLTIRRKLPFYVVLQNSLIDMYSKCGSLIYARRVFDSMPERTVISWNAMLVGLGKHGLGRQVLQLFKSMREELKPDGVTFMAVLSGCSHGGLIDEALDVFDYMLNEQGLKPELGHYGCVVDLLGRAGRIEKAVDFIKDMPFEPTAAMWGSLLGACRVHANVSVGEFVAQRLLEIESENAGNYVILSNIYAAAGRWEDVVRVRELMKEKTVMKEPGRSWINLDRTIHTFHSGDRSHPQKEAMDSKLKELFVKIKEAGYVPDLSCVLHDVDDEQKERMLLGHSEKLAITFGLIGAFRGGMIRVTKNLRICVDCHNFAKFVSKVYGRDLSLRDSNRFHLIIGGVCSCGDYW, encoded by the exons ATGCTCGTAAATCGATCTCTCCGCCCTCTCCATTCCAAAACCAACGCTCTCTCCTCTCTCGCCCGCCAACTTGTGCACCAAACCCCGGCAGATTCAAATTTGAAATCCCTATGCCTCAACGGTCGATTGAAGGAGGCCCTGTTTGAAATGGCCGTTCTAGGAACCGAAGTAAAATTTAGCTGCTACGATTCTCTCATCACGGAATGTCTGAACCAGAGGGCCCTCAGAGAAGGCCAGAGGATCCACGCCCACATGATCAAGAGCCACTACCTTCCTCCCGTGTATCTCGGGACGAGGCTTGTGATCATGTACTCGAAGTGCGACTCGTTGGAGGATGCTCGGAATGTACTCGATGGAATGCCTGAGAGGAATATAGTATCGTGGACTGCCCTGATTTCAGGTTATTCTCAGAGGGGACGCCACGCCGAGGCTCTGGAGCTATTTGTTCGGATGTTGCGAACTG GTCTGCTGCCAAACGAATTCACTTTGGCTACTGTGCTTACCTCTTGTGCTGTTCCTTGTGGGTTTGAGCATGGCAGGCAGGTGCACTCCCTTGTAGTGAAGACAAACTTCGAATCCCATATATTCGTCGGAAGTTCCCTTCTTGACATGTATGCaaaggccaataaaatccatgaagctcgAAGGGTTTTTGACATGTTGCCTGAAAGGGATGTTGTTTCTTGTACTGCGATTATTTCTGGATATGCCCAGTTGGGCCTTGATGACGAAGCCTTGGAGCTATTCAGGAAGCTGTATGAAGAGGGAATGGAATGCAACTATGTTACATTTGCTAGTCTTCTAAATGCATTGTCTGGGCTTTCTGCTCTGGATTACGGCAGGCAAGTGCATGGTCTAACAATTCGACGCAAACTACCATTTTATGTTGTTCTACAGAATTCTCTGATCGATATGTACTCCAAATGTGGGAGCCTGATATATGCAAGAAGAGTCTTTGACAGCATGCCTGAGAGGACTGTGATCAGCTGGAATGCAATGCTCGTGGGATTAGGTAAGCATGGATTAGGGAGACAggttcttcaactttttaagtcTATGCGTGAAGAACTGAAACCCGATGGTGTCACTTTTATGGCTGTTTTGTCTGGCTGTAGCCATGGTGGATTGATTGACGAGGCTTTAGATGTCTTTGATTATATGCTTAATGAGCAAGGCCTGAAGCCAGAACTTGGACATTATGGTTGTGTTGTTGATCTTCTTGGACGTGCTGGAAGGATAGAAAAGGCTGTTGATTTCATAAAAGATATGCCATTTGAGCCAACAGCAGCTATGTGGGGTTCATTACTAGGTGCTTGTAGAGTTCATGCTAATGTTTCGGTTGGAGAATTTGTTGCTCAGCGGCTTCTTGAGATTGAGTCAGAAAATGCTGGAAACTATGTAATTCTCTCTAATATATATGCTGCAGCCGGAAGGTGGGAAGATGTGGTCAGGGTGCGTGAGTTGATGAAGGAGAAGACAGTGATGAAAGAGCCAGGAAGGAGTTGGATCAATCTCGATAGAACCATCCATACATTTCATTCTGGTGATCGTTCCCATCCTCAGAAGGAAGCAATGGATTCCAAGCTGAAGGAGCTATTTGTGAAGATCAAAGAGGCTGGTTATGTTCCTGATCTGAGCTGTGTATTGCATGATGTGGATGATGAGCAGAAGGAGCGCATGCTTCTTGGGCACAGCGAGAAATTGGCAATAACATTCGGACTGATAGGCGCTTTTAGAGGTGGGATGATTCGGGTTACAAAGAATCTTCGTATCTGTGTTGATTGCCATAATTTTGCCAAGTTTGTGTCAAAGGTATATGGAAGAGATTTATCTCTGAGGGATAGCAACCGCTTCCATCTGATCATAGGAGGGGTATGCTCTTGTGGGGATTACTGGTGA
- the LOC103702308 gene encoding 60S ribosomal protein L31 — protein sequence MVEKASKGRKEEVVTREYTINLHKRLHGCTFKKMAPNAIKEIRKFAQKAMGTTDVRVDVKLNKHIWSRGIRSVPRRVRVRIARKRNEEEDAKEELYSLVTVAEVPPEGLKGLGTKVVEEAD from the exons ATGGTGGAAAAGGCGAGTaaagggaggaaggaggaggtggTCACGAGGGAGTACACCATCAATCTACACAAACGCCTCCATGGATG CACTTTCAAGAAGATGGCCCCCAATGCTATCAAGGAAATTAGGAAGTTTGCACAGAAGGCAATGGGTACAACAGATGTGAGGGTTGATGTGAAGCTTAACAAGCACATCTGGAGTAGGGGGATTCGAAGCGTGCCGAGACGTGTGCGTGTGAGAATCGCTCGCAAAAGGAATGAAGAGGAGGATGCCAAAGAGGAGCTCTATTCACTGGTAACTGTTGCAGAGGTTCCCCCGGAGGGGCTCAAGGGACTGGGAACCAAGGTCGTAGAGGAAGCAGACTAA